Proteins from a genomic interval of Oncorhynchus kisutch isolate 150728-3 linkage group LG28, Okis_V2, whole genome shotgun sequence:
- the LOC109873189 gene encoding exonuclease V-like, producing MERFLKRHLSVTQLCEQSWCEIKMAYGFIKPKVRMLEMQNTEVTTGASIHLARELEVKPNVVTVAAVTREDREALKLINMLQMVPALEAGQLVQEFPVFGVLEGMFFMGVVDELYRSDSGELVLSELKTRSHNSLPHPAQTKGHALQVGMYKLLFDSMVKGSVKRDHLLHNLQLDPNRVLGSDLQTHTQSLGLQAVTFRELLDHLLVVLTCSNLHAIDKLRLEYSHQSSGKLIGTREVAFEEAQLRTNIRGYLAYWRGERVPQGVEVEEAWKCRMCPYEETCDWRRDRSQRLMMVNKRAKLESDDPKPTGQSKI from the exons ATGGAGAGATTCCTTAAACGTCACCTCAGCGTTACACAGCTATGTGAGCAGTCTTGGTGTGAGATCAAAATGGCCTATGGGTTCATTAAGCCTAAAGTAAGGATGCTAGAGATGCAAAATACAGAAGTGACAACTGGGGCCAGTATTCATCTCGCCAGAG AACTGGAGGTGAAACCAAATGTTGTGACTGTGGCTGCTGTCaccagggaggacagggaggctCTGAAGCTAATCAACATGCTACAGATGGTCCCAGCTTTAGAGGCAG GCCAGCTTGTGCAGGAGTTCCCAGTGTTTGGTGTGTTGGAAGGGATGTTCTTCATGGGTGTGGTTGATGAGCTGTATCGTAGTGACTCTGGGGAACTGGTCCTGAGTGAACTGAAGACCCGCAGTCACAACTCTCTGCCCCACCCAGCCCAGACCAAGGGACACGCTCTACAG gtgggtATGTACAAGCTCTTGTTTGATTCCATGGTAAAGGGTTCTGTGAAGAGGGACCATCTCCTCCACAACCTTCAGCTGGATCCTAATCGGGTCCTTGGATCAGACCTCCAGACCCACACCCAGTCACTGGGCCTCCAGGCAGTCACGTTCAGAGAGCTCCTTGACCACCTACTGGTCGTCCTTACCTGTTCTAACCTCCATGCTATCGACAAGCTACGCCTGGAGTATAGCCACCAGAGCTCCGGAAAGCTCATTGGCACCAGGGAGGTAGCGTTTGAGGAAGCCCAGCTTAGGACTAATATCAGGGGCTACCTTGCTTACTGGAGGGGCGAGAGGGTGCCCCAGGGAGTGGAAGTGGAGGAGGCCTGGAAGTGCAGGATGTGTCCCTATGAGGAGACCTGTGACTGGAGGAGGGATAGATCACAAAGGCTAATGATGGTGAATAAGAGAGCCAAGTTGGAGTCAGATGATCCCAAGCCGACCGGTCAGAGCAAAATttag